A single Gambusia affinis linkage group LG22, SWU_Gaff_1.0, whole genome shotgun sequence DNA region contains:
- the LOC122825408 gene encoding trace amine-associated receptor 1-like yields METLNRTGAVDYLHPCNEIGRFSSSLQNVSSRLCILLYIFLAVVAVVTVCGNLLIIVSVGYFTQLHTPTNSLIVSLAATDLLVGVLVFPFSMAFSLSSCLLHEGFICQVRDIFDISLSTCSILNLCCIAVDRYYAVCRPLTYRTKMTNSTAMAMILASWGISGLIGIGITIAGLTHEPCEENCSTEVLLSSTLGPTFSFYLPALVMLCIYLKIFLVAQRQARKLHINTNSGGTASKRERKATKTLAVVMGVFLICWTPLFVCITLVPFSADPVPVSVIETLNWVTLTNSMLNPFIYAFFYSWYRTAFRMIVSGKIFQGDFANSKLS; encoded by the coding sequence ATGGAAACTTTGAACAGAACTGGAGCTGTAGATTATCTTCATCCTTGCAATGAAATTGGCCgtttttcttcctcccttcAGAATGTCTCCTCCAGGTTGTGCATTTtactatatatttttcttgctgttgTAGCTGTCGTCACAGTGTGCGGAAACCTCCTGATAATAGTCTCCGTGGGTTACTTCACACAGCTCCACACTCCGACCAACTCTCTCATCGTCTCCCTGGCTGCGACGGACCTTCTGGTCGGAGTGCTGGTCTTTCCTTTCAGCATGGCGTTCTCCCTGAGCTCCTGTCTGCTTCATGAAGGCTTTATATGTCAAGTGCGGGACATCTTTGACATTTCCCTGAGCACCTGCTCTATTCTGAACCTGTGCTGCATTGCTGTTGATAGATATTATGCAGTGTGTCGGCCTCTCACCTACAGAACCAAGATGACCAACAGTACTGCAATGGCGATGATTCTGGCCAGTTGGGGTATTTCCGGGTTAATTGGAATCGGTATAACTATTGCTGGATTAACTCATGAACCGTGTGAAGAAAACTGTTCTACGGAGGTTCTGCTGTCCAGCACTCTAGGTCCGACGTTTTCCTTTTACCTTCCGGCTCTCGTTATGCTTTGCATCTACCTAAAGATTTTCTTAGTTGCCCAAAGACAGGCGCGCAAACTCCACATCAATACAAACTCTGGAGGAACAGCAAGCAAGAGGGAGAGAAAGGCCACGAAAACTCTGGCTGTCGTTATGGGCGTTTTTCTCATCTGTTGGActcctctgtttgtttgcataaCCTTGGTTCCATTCAGCGCCGACCCGGTGCCAGTTTCTGTGATTGAGACGCTTAACTGGGTTACTCTGACCAATTCCATGCTTAATCCTTTTATCTATGCATTTTTTTACAGCTGGTACAGGACAGCTTTTAGAATGATAGTTTCCGGGAAAATATTTCAGGGGGATTTTGCTAATTCAAAACTGTCTTGA